From a region of the Desmodus rotundus isolate HL8 chromosome 7, HLdesRot8A.1, whole genome shotgun sequence genome:
- the RILPL2 gene encoding RILP-like protein 2: MEEAPLREEEEEEEEGDEAGPEGALSKSPFQLTTEDVYDISYVVGRELMALGSDPRVTQLQFKIVRVLEMLETLVTEGSLTAEELRMERDSLRKEVEGLRRQGSAARPEVNLGPDKMVVDLRDPNRPRFTLQELRDVLQERNKLKSQLLLVQEELQCYKSGLIPTREGPGGRRGRETLVARASDASRSEEKTIIRKLFSFRSGKQT, encoded by the exons ATGGAAGAAGCCCCTTTgcgagaggaggaagaggaggaagaggagggggacgAGGCTGGGCCCGAGGGGGCTCTCAGCAAGAGCCCCTTCCAGCTGACCACCGAGGATGTGTACGACATCTCCTACGTGGTGGGCCGTGAGCTGATGGCCCTGGGCAGTGACCCCCGGGTGACACAGCTGCAGTTCAAAATCGTCCGCGTCCTGGAGATGCTGGAGACGCTGGTGACTGAGGGCAGCCTGACCGCGGAGGAGCTGCGAATGGAACGGGACAGCCTCCggaaggaggtggaggggctGCGGAGACAGGGCTCGGCGGCCAGACCGGAG GTAAACCTGGGGCCAGACAAGATGGTGGTTGACCTGAGAGATCCCAACCGCCCGCGCTTCACCCTCCAGGAGCTGCGGGACGTGCTGCAGGAGCGCAACAAGCTCAAGtcccagctgctgctggtgcAGGAGGAGCTGCAGTGCTACAAGAG TGGCCTGATTCCAACCAGAGAAGgcccaggaggaagaagaggacgGGAAACTCTGGTTGCGAGGGCCAGCGATGCCAGCAGAAGCGAGGAGAAGACCATCATAAGGAAGCT gtTCTCTTTCCGGTCAGGGAAGCAGACATAG